From a single Chlorocebus sabaeus isolate Y175 chromosome X, mChlSab1.0.hap1, whole genome shotgun sequence genomic region:
- the LOC119619925 gene encoding uncharacterized protein, with protein sequence METLERRVQRRDCITALVLDEFLFPRPAQPSDIVVRNALPSGAGISDKGSPTLKLFLPPRTAGRRCWGRCMQGGPPPSAAAPPRALAPAPPSRAPAPPAAGGRQRAAARGAGVSTCHRAAAAPSFRGTCPARRLPPALPHGRRPLFPAAPRGPRAPRPAPRPPGPVSASSWGHPDGGSPARSRLHPSAPASEQPPLPPPPPPSSHPGSVCPGHGALRMRRGAGAGLRARSGVVSAAPRAPARPPPSRAPRWGHAVSHLAGDQGDPGGPLHLRHPPHPLCDPMVHLPRCGLRPWHLSAADPRGRHAGGAPSAGAMGTEPSRGAPQLSARAPYSGPRCPPCTSTASWP encoded by the exons ATGGAAACACTGGAAAGGAGGGTGCAGAGGAGAGACTGCATCACCGCTTTAGTGCTTGACGAATTCCTTTTCCCCAGACCCGCACAGCCCTCTGATATTGTG GTCAGGAATGCCTTACCCTCGGGAGCCGGGATCTCAGACAAAGGCTCTCCAACCCTGAAGCTCTTTCTGCCTCCCAGAACCGCAGGGCGTCGGTGCTGGGGTCGCTGCATGCAG GGAGGCCCCCCGCCCAGCGCCGCAGCCCCTCCCCGCGCGCTCGCCCCCGCGCCTCCCTCCCGCGCCCCCGCGCCCCCCGCCGCCGGTGGACGGCAGCGCGCTGCTGCCCGCGGGGCTGGCGTTTCCACCTGTCaccgcgccgccgccgccccaaGTTTTCGGGGGACTTGCCCGGCGCGCCGCCTTCCTCCTGCTCTCCCCCATGGCCGCCGCCCCCTCTTCCCGGCCGCCCCCCGGGGCCCCCGTGCCCCCCGCCCAGCCCCGCGGCCGCCGGGCCCGGTGAGCGCCAGCAGCTGGGGGCACCCGGACGGTGGGAGCCCCGCGCGCAGCCGCCTGCACCCGAGCGCGCCGGCCTCCGAGcagccaccactgccaccaccgcCGCCGCCGAGCAGCCACCCAGGCAGCGTCTGTCCCGGGCACGGAGCATTGCGGATGCGGCGCGGGGCCGGCGCGGGGCTCCGGGCGCGCTCGGGGGTCGTGAGCGCCGCGCCCCGCGCCCCCGCGCGCCCCCCGCCTTCCCGCGCGCCCCGCTGGGGCCATGCAGTCTCTCATCTCGCCGGTGACCAAGGCGATCCTGGTGGCCCTCTTCATCTTCGCCATCCTCCTCATCCTCTATGTGATCCTATGGTACATCTGCCGCGATGTGGACTGCGACCATGGCATCTGAGCGCCGCGGACCCCCGGGGTCGCCACGCAGGGGGCGCCCCCAGCGCCGGGGCCATGGGGACTGAGCCGTCCCGCGGTGCCCCCCAGCTCAGCGCCCGCGCCCCCTACTCCGGGCCCCGCTGCCCGCCCTGCACCTCCACCGCCTCCTGGCCTTGA